One Onychostoma macrolepis isolate SWU-2019 chromosome 10, ASM1243209v1, whole genome shotgun sequence genomic region harbors:
- the foxo1b gene encoding forkhead box protein O1-B isoform X1 yields MASRSITTSQSQRTAHTIENSSAKVSAFILVHLERFTIRLSADFGFDSVMAEPQQQLVDIDPDFEPLSRPRSCTWPLHRPEFCEPGSSNTSSPAPSVKPEQGIVDFINSLSLLEETEDYQEEKPVLLNDFHCQDNCVHPQQQHPQQPNPQLPHPQQVPPLPAPASSSSASPAAAQRKSSSSRRNAWGNMSYADLITKAIESSPEKRLTLSQIYEWMVKSVPYFKDKGDSNSSAGWKNSIRHNLSLHSRFMRVQNEGTGKSSWWMLNPEGGKSGKSPRRRATSMDNNSKFTKSRGRAAKKKMSMQGGLDGGSNSPGSQYPKWLGSPNSHSNDDFEPWTTFRTRASSDASTLSGRRSPFLPEEDEAGEVPIGYPGTKLGGPLPSLSEVAGHHGSENVMMDNLLDNLNLISPKNNTQGSQDAQTALSSPMMQGSPGYPSYNSPSMGPQPQVQQDYRRCLYGQAGVGGQSPIAIPTLSDSQPGGYGPFVSQYNCAAGLLKELLTGEADPRGDMMQPLESVGSGEGRRVLPSYVSRGQMGQGGKMITHPHLHGHPRSLHQLPSPAMGMNGCALLPHGHPVRLGNMKLQPHLPHHAQLGRGGGEARMPNYTNGNGFHRHVPGPHHHHSHPERLPSDLDDMSIEQLECDVETVLHDTLMDGDALDFNFDPMGSQQSFPHGVKTNTHSWVSG; encoded by the exons ATGGCCAGCCGATCAATAACAACATCTCAAAGCCAGAGGACTGCACATACTATTGAAAACTCATCAGCTAAAGTATCTGCCTTTATACTTGTCCATCTGGAACGTTTTACAATAA GACTGTCGGCTGACTTTGGCTTTGATTCTGTGATGGCAGAACCGCAGCAACAGCTGGTTGACATCGACCCGGATTTCGAGCCTCTCTCCCGGCCGCGCTCATGCACCTGGCCGCTGCACCGACCGGAGTTCTGTGAGCCGGGGAGCTCCAACACCTCCTCCCCGGCACCGTCCGTCAAGCCGGAGCAAGGCATCGTGGACTTTATCAACAGCCTAAGTTTACTAGAAGAGACCGAGGACTACCAGGAGGAGAAACCCGTCCTTTTGAACGACTTCCACTGCCAGGACAACTGCGTTCATCCCCAGCAACAGCATCCCCAGCAGCCGAATCCCCAGCTGCCGCACCCGCAACAGGTGCCGCCGCTCCCCGCCCCTGCCAGCAGCTCCAGCGCCAGCCCCGCAGCGGCCCAGAGGAAGAGCAGCTCGTCTCGCAGGAACGCGTGGGGGAATATGTCATACGCTGACCTCATCACTAAGGCGATCGAGAGCTCCCCCGAGAAGCGGCTCACCCTGTCTCAGATCTACGAGTGGATGGTGAAGAGCGTGCCTTACTTCAAAGACAAGGGCGACAGCAACAGCTCAGCCGGCTGGAAG aACTCAATCAGACACAATCTGTCCTTGCACAGTCGTTTCATGCGCGTCCAGAATGAAGGAACGGGAAAGAGCTCATGGTGGATGCTGAACCCTGAGGGGGGAAAGAGTGGCAAGTCTCCACGCCGGAGAGCCACTTCCATGGACAACAACAGCAAGTTCACGAAGAGCCGCGGACGAGCAGCCAAGAAAAAG ATGTCGATGCAGGGTGGACTGGACGGTGGTTCTAACAGTCCTGGTTCTCAGTACCCAAAATGGCTCGGCAGCCCCAACTCTCACAGCAATGACGACTTTGAACCCTGGACCACCTTTCGTACCCGCGCCAGCTCTGATGCCAGCACGCTCAGCGGCCGTCGCTCACCCTTCTTACCTGAGGAGGACGAGGCCGGTGAGGTTCCCATCGGGTACCCAGGCACCAAACTGGGCGGCCCCCTCCCCAGCCTGTCAGAAGTGGCGGGTCACCACGGTTCTGAGAATGTGATGATGGATAATCTCTTAGACAACCTCAACCTCATCTCACCCAAAAATAACACCCAGGGCAGCCAAGATGCCCAAACTGCGTTGTCTTCGCCCATGATGCAGGGTAGCCCTGGGTACCCGTCTTACAACTCTCCCAGTATGGGTCCTCAGCCCCAAGTCCAGCAGGACTACCGGAGGTGCCTGTATGGACAGGCAGGGGTGGGCGGACAGAGTCCCATTGCCATACCGACTTTATCGGACAGTCAACCAGGAGGCTATGGACCCTTCGTGAGTCAGTACAACTGTGCTGCAGGGCTGCTCAAAGAGCTGCTGACCGGAGAAGCCGATCCGAGAGGGGACATGATGCAGCCTTTAGAGTCAGTGGGGTCTGGAGAAGGCCGACGGGTGCTACCTAGCTATGTTAGTCGGGGACAAATGGGACAGGGGGGCAAAATGATCACGCATCCTCACCTGCATGGGCACCCACGCTCGCTTCATCAATTGCCCTCGCCAGCAATGGGCATGAACGGCTGTGCCCTCTTGCCCCACGGGCATCCTGTTCGCCTCGGTAACATGAAGCTACAACCACACCTGCCTCATCATGCTCAACTGGGAAGAGGAGGAGGCGAAGCCAGGATGCCAAATTACACCAATGGCAACGGTTTCCACAGGCATGTACCGGGTCCTCACCACCATCACAGCCACCCGGAGCGGCTGCCCAGTGACTTAGATGACATGTCGATCGAGCAGCTGGAGTGTGACGTAGAAACCGTCCTTCATGACACGCTCATGGACGGTGATGCTCTGGACTTCAACTTTGACCCCATGGGCAGTCAACAGAGTTTCCCGCATGGAGTCAAGACCAACACGCATAGCTGGGTATCTGGATAA
- the foxo1b gene encoding forkhead box protein O1-B isoform X2, with protein MASRSITTSQSQRTAHTIENSSAKVSAFILVHLERFTIKPQQQLVDIDPDFEPLSRPRSCTWPLHRPEFCEPGSSNTSSPAPSVKPEQGIVDFINSLSLLEETEDYQEEKPVLLNDFHCQDNCVHPQQQHPQQPNPQLPHPQQVPPLPAPASSSSASPAAAQRKSSSSRRNAWGNMSYADLITKAIESSPEKRLTLSQIYEWMVKSVPYFKDKGDSNSSAGWKNSIRHNLSLHSRFMRVQNEGTGKSSWWMLNPEGGKSGKSPRRRATSMDNNSKFTKSRGRAAKKKMSMQGGLDGGSNSPGSQYPKWLGSPNSHSNDDFEPWTTFRTRASSDASTLSGRRSPFLPEEDEAGEVPIGYPGTKLGGPLPSLSEVAGHHGSENVMMDNLLDNLNLISPKNNTQGSQDAQTALSSPMMQGSPGYPSYNSPSMGPQPQVQQDYRRCLYGQAGVGGQSPIAIPTLSDSQPGGYGPFVSQYNCAAGLLKELLTGEADPRGDMMQPLESVGSGEGRRVLPSYVSRGQMGQGGKMITHPHLHGHPRSLHQLPSPAMGMNGCALLPHGHPVRLGNMKLQPHLPHHAQLGRGGGEARMPNYTNGNGFHRHVPGPHHHHSHPERLPSDLDDMSIEQLECDVETVLHDTLMDGDALDFNFDPMGSQQSFPHGVKTNTHSWVSG; from the exons ATGGCCAGCCGATCAATAACAACATCTCAAAGCCAGAGGACTGCACATACTATTGAAAACTCATCAGCTAAAGTATCTGCCTTTATACTTGTCCATCTGGAACGTTTTACAATAA AACCGCAGCAACAGCTGGTTGACATCGACCCGGATTTCGAGCCTCTCTCCCGGCCGCGCTCATGCACCTGGCCGCTGCACCGACCGGAGTTCTGTGAGCCGGGGAGCTCCAACACCTCCTCCCCGGCACCGTCCGTCAAGCCGGAGCAAGGCATCGTGGACTTTATCAACAGCCTAAGTTTACTAGAAGAGACCGAGGACTACCAGGAGGAGAAACCCGTCCTTTTGAACGACTTCCACTGCCAGGACAACTGCGTTCATCCCCAGCAACAGCATCCCCAGCAGCCGAATCCCCAGCTGCCGCACCCGCAACAGGTGCCGCCGCTCCCCGCCCCTGCCAGCAGCTCCAGCGCCAGCCCCGCAGCGGCCCAGAGGAAGAGCAGCTCGTCTCGCAGGAACGCGTGGGGGAATATGTCATACGCTGACCTCATCACTAAGGCGATCGAGAGCTCCCCCGAGAAGCGGCTCACCCTGTCTCAGATCTACGAGTGGATGGTGAAGAGCGTGCCTTACTTCAAAGACAAGGGCGACAGCAACAGCTCAGCCGGCTGGAAG aACTCAATCAGACACAATCTGTCCTTGCACAGTCGTTTCATGCGCGTCCAGAATGAAGGAACGGGAAAGAGCTCATGGTGGATGCTGAACCCTGAGGGGGGAAAGAGTGGCAAGTCTCCACGCCGGAGAGCCACTTCCATGGACAACAACAGCAAGTTCACGAAGAGCCGCGGACGAGCAGCCAAGAAAAAG ATGTCGATGCAGGGTGGACTGGACGGTGGTTCTAACAGTCCTGGTTCTCAGTACCCAAAATGGCTCGGCAGCCCCAACTCTCACAGCAATGACGACTTTGAACCCTGGACCACCTTTCGTACCCGCGCCAGCTCTGATGCCAGCACGCTCAGCGGCCGTCGCTCACCCTTCTTACCTGAGGAGGACGAGGCCGGTGAGGTTCCCATCGGGTACCCAGGCACCAAACTGGGCGGCCCCCTCCCCAGCCTGTCAGAAGTGGCGGGTCACCACGGTTCTGAGAATGTGATGATGGATAATCTCTTAGACAACCTCAACCTCATCTCACCCAAAAATAACACCCAGGGCAGCCAAGATGCCCAAACTGCGTTGTCTTCGCCCATGATGCAGGGTAGCCCTGGGTACCCGTCTTACAACTCTCCCAGTATGGGTCCTCAGCCCCAAGTCCAGCAGGACTACCGGAGGTGCCTGTATGGACAGGCAGGGGTGGGCGGACAGAGTCCCATTGCCATACCGACTTTATCGGACAGTCAACCAGGAGGCTATGGACCCTTCGTGAGTCAGTACAACTGTGCTGCAGGGCTGCTCAAAGAGCTGCTGACCGGAGAAGCCGATCCGAGAGGGGACATGATGCAGCCTTTAGAGTCAGTGGGGTCTGGAGAAGGCCGACGGGTGCTACCTAGCTATGTTAGTCGGGGACAAATGGGACAGGGGGGCAAAATGATCACGCATCCTCACCTGCATGGGCACCCACGCTCGCTTCATCAATTGCCCTCGCCAGCAATGGGCATGAACGGCTGTGCCCTCTTGCCCCACGGGCATCCTGTTCGCCTCGGTAACATGAAGCTACAACCACACCTGCCTCATCATGCTCAACTGGGAAGAGGAGGAGGCGAAGCCAGGATGCCAAATTACACCAATGGCAACGGTTTCCACAGGCATGTACCGGGTCCTCACCACCATCACAGCCACCCGGAGCGGCTGCCCAGTGACTTAGATGACATGTCGATCGAGCAGCTGGAGTGTGACGTAGAAACCGTCCTTCATGACACGCTCATGGACGGTGATGCTCTGGACTTCAACTTTGACCCCATGGGCAGTCAACAGAGTTTCCCGCATGGAGTCAAGACCAACACGCATAGCTGGGTATCTGGATAA
- the foxo1b gene encoding forkhead box protein O1-B isoform X4 → MAEPQQQLVDIDPDFEPLSRPRSCTWPLHRPEFCEPGSSNTSSPAPSVKPEQGIVDFINSLSLLEETEDYQEEKPVLLNDFHCQDNCVHPQQQHPQQPNPQLPHPQQVPPLPAPASSSSASPAAAQRKSSSSRRNAWGNMSYADLITKAIESSPEKRLTLSQIYEWMVKSVPYFKDKGDSNSSAGWKNSIRHNLSLHSRFMRVQNEGTGKSSWWMLNPEGGKSGKSPRRRATSMDNNSKFTKSRGRAAKKKMSMQGGLDGGSNSPGSQYPKWLGSPNSHSNDDFEPWTTFRTRASSDASTLSGRRSPFLPEEDEAGEVPIGYPGTKLGGPLPSLSEVAGHHGSENVMMDNLLDNLNLISPKNNTQGSQDAQTALSSPMMQGSPGYPSYNSPSMGPQPQVQQDYRRCLYGQAGVGGQSPIAIPTLSDSQPGGYGPFVSQYNCAAGLLKELLTGEADPRGDMMQPLESVGSGEGRRVLPSYVSRGQMGQGGKMITHPHLHGHPRSLHQLPSPAMGMNGCALLPHGHPVRLGNMKLQPHLPHHAQLGRGGGEARMPNYTNGNGFHRHVPGPHHHHSHPERLPSDLDDMSIEQLECDVETVLHDTLMDGDALDFNFDPMGSQQSFPHGVKTNTHSWVSG, encoded by the exons ATGGCAGAACCGCAGCAACAGCTGGTTGACATCGACCCGGATTTCGAGCCTCTCTCCCGGCCGCGCTCATGCACCTGGCCGCTGCACCGACCGGAGTTCTGTGAGCCGGGGAGCTCCAACACCTCCTCCCCGGCACCGTCCGTCAAGCCGGAGCAAGGCATCGTGGACTTTATCAACAGCCTAAGTTTACTAGAAGAGACCGAGGACTACCAGGAGGAGAAACCCGTCCTTTTGAACGACTTCCACTGCCAGGACAACTGCGTTCATCCCCAGCAACAGCATCCCCAGCAGCCGAATCCCCAGCTGCCGCACCCGCAACAGGTGCCGCCGCTCCCCGCCCCTGCCAGCAGCTCCAGCGCCAGCCCCGCAGCGGCCCAGAGGAAGAGCAGCTCGTCTCGCAGGAACGCGTGGGGGAATATGTCATACGCTGACCTCATCACTAAGGCGATCGAGAGCTCCCCCGAGAAGCGGCTCACCCTGTCTCAGATCTACGAGTGGATGGTGAAGAGCGTGCCTTACTTCAAAGACAAGGGCGACAGCAACAGCTCAGCCGGCTGGAAG aACTCAATCAGACACAATCTGTCCTTGCACAGTCGTTTCATGCGCGTCCAGAATGAAGGAACGGGAAAGAGCTCATGGTGGATGCTGAACCCTGAGGGGGGAAAGAGTGGCAAGTCTCCACGCCGGAGAGCCACTTCCATGGACAACAACAGCAAGTTCACGAAGAGCCGCGGACGAGCAGCCAAGAAAAAG ATGTCGATGCAGGGTGGACTGGACGGTGGTTCTAACAGTCCTGGTTCTCAGTACCCAAAATGGCTCGGCAGCCCCAACTCTCACAGCAATGACGACTTTGAACCCTGGACCACCTTTCGTACCCGCGCCAGCTCTGATGCCAGCACGCTCAGCGGCCGTCGCTCACCCTTCTTACCTGAGGAGGACGAGGCCGGTGAGGTTCCCATCGGGTACCCAGGCACCAAACTGGGCGGCCCCCTCCCCAGCCTGTCAGAAGTGGCGGGTCACCACGGTTCTGAGAATGTGATGATGGATAATCTCTTAGACAACCTCAACCTCATCTCACCCAAAAATAACACCCAGGGCAGCCAAGATGCCCAAACTGCGTTGTCTTCGCCCATGATGCAGGGTAGCCCTGGGTACCCGTCTTACAACTCTCCCAGTATGGGTCCTCAGCCCCAAGTCCAGCAGGACTACCGGAGGTGCCTGTATGGACAGGCAGGGGTGGGCGGACAGAGTCCCATTGCCATACCGACTTTATCGGACAGTCAACCAGGAGGCTATGGACCCTTCGTGAGTCAGTACAACTGTGCTGCAGGGCTGCTCAAAGAGCTGCTGACCGGAGAAGCCGATCCGAGAGGGGACATGATGCAGCCTTTAGAGTCAGTGGGGTCTGGAGAAGGCCGACGGGTGCTACCTAGCTATGTTAGTCGGGGACAAATGGGACAGGGGGGCAAAATGATCACGCATCCTCACCTGCATGGGCACCCACGCTCGCTTCATCAATTGCCCTCGCCAGCAATGGGCATGAACGGCTGTGCCCTCTTGCCCCACGGGCATCCTGTTCGCCTCGGTAACATGAAGCTACAACCACACCTGCCTCATCATGCTCAACTGGGAAGAGGAGGAGGCGAAGCCAGGATGCCAAATTACACCAATGGCAACGGTTTCCACAGGCATGTACCGGGTCCTCACCACCATCACAGCCACCCGGAGCGGCTGCCCAGTGACTTAGATGACATGTCGATCGAGCAGCTGGAGTGTGACGTAGAAACCGTCCTTCATGACACGCTCATGGACGGTGATGCTCTGGACTTCAACTTTGACCCCATGGGCAGTCAACAGAGTTTCCCGCATGGAGTCAAGACCAACACGCATAGCTGGGTATCTGGATAA
- the foxo1b gene encoding forkhead box protein O1-B isoform X3 has protein sequence MNGEPQQQLVDIDPDFEPLSRPRSCTWPLHRPEFCEPGSSNTSSPAPSVKPEQGIVDFINSLSLLEETEDYQEEKPVLLNDFHCQDNCVHPQQQHPQQPNPQLPHPQQVPPLPAPASSSSASPAAAQRKSSSSRRNAWGNMSYADLITKAIESSPEKRLTLSQIYEWMVKSVPYFKDKGDSNSSAGWKNSIRHNLSLHSRFMRVQNEGTGKSSWWMLNPEGGKSGKSPRRRATSMDNNSKFTKSRGRAAKKKMSMQGGLDGGSNSPGSQYPKWLGSPNSHSNDDFEPWTTFRTRASSDASTLSGRRSPFLPEEDEAGEVPIGYPGTKLGGPLPSLSEVAGHHGSENVMMDNLLDNLNLISPKNNTQGSQDAQTALSSPMMQGSPGYPSYNSPSMGPQPQVQQDYRRCLYGQAGVGGQSPIAIPTLSDSQPGGYGPFVSQYNCAAGLLKELLTGEADPRGDMMQPLESVGSGEGRRVLPSYVSRGQMGQGGKMITHPHLHGHPRSLHQLPSPAMGMNGCALLPHGHPVRLGNMKLQPHLPHHAQLGRGGGEARMPNYTNGNGFHRHVPGPHHHHSHPERLPSDLDDMSIEQLECDVETVLHDTLMDGDALDFNFDPMGSQQSFPHGVKTNTHSWVSG, from the exons ATGAATGGCG AACCGCAGCAACAGCTGGTTGACATCGACCCGGATTTCGAGCCTCTCTCCCGGCCGCGCTCATGCACCTGGCCGCTGCACCGACCGGAGTTCTGTGAGCCGGGGAGCTCCAACACCTCCTCCCCGGCACCGTCCGTCAAGCCGGAGCAAGGCATCGTGGACTTTATCAACAGCCTAAGTTTACTAGAAGAGACCGAGGACTACCAGGAGGAGAAACCCGTCCTTTTGAACGACTTCCACTGCCAGGACAACTGCGTTCATCCCCAGCAACAGCATCCCCAGCAGCCGAATCCCCAGCTGCCGCACCCGCAACAGGTGCCGCCGCTCCCCGCCCCTGCCAGCAGCTCCAGCGCCAGCCCCGCAGCGGCCCAGAGGAAGAGCAGCTCGTCTCGCAGGAACGCGTGGGGGAATATGTCATACGCTGACCTCATCACTAAGGCGATCGAGAGCTCCCCCGAGAAGCGGCTCACCCTGTCTCAGATCTACGAGTGGATGGTGAAGAGCGTGCCTTACTTCAAAGACAAGGGCGACAGCAACAGCTCAGCCGGCTGGAAG aACTCAATCAGACACAATCTGTCCTTGCACAGTCGTTTCATGCGCGTCCAGAATGAAGGAACGGGAAAGAGCTCATGGTGGATGCTGAACCCTGAGGGGGGAAAGAGTGGCAAGTCTCCACGCCGGAGAGCCACTTCCATGGACAACAACAGCAAGTTCACGAAGAGCCGCGGACGAGCAGCCAAGAAAAAG ATGTCGATGCAGGGTGGACTGGACGGTGGTTCTAACAGTCCTGGTTCTCAGTACCCAAAATGGCTCGGCAGCCCCAACTCTCACAGCAATGACGACTTTGAACCCTGGACCACCTTTCGTACCCGCGCCAGCTCTGATGCCAGCACGCTCAGCGGCCGTCGCTCACCCTTCTTACCTGAGGAGGACGAGGCCGGTGAGGTTCCCATCGGGTACCCAGGCACCAAACTGGGCGGCCCCCTCCCCAGCCTGTCAGAAGTGGCGGGTCACCACGGTTCTGAGAATGTGATGATGGATAATCTCTTAGACAACCTCAACCTCATCTCACCCAAAAATAACACCCAGGGCAGCCAAGATGCCCAAACTGCGTTGTCTTCGCCCATGATGCAGGGTAGCCCTGGGTACCCGTCTTACAACTCTCCCAGTATGGGTCCTCAGCCCCAAGTCCAGCAGGACTACCGGAGGTGCCTGTATGGACAGGCAGGGGTGGGCGGACAGAGTCCCATTGCCATACCGACTTTATCGGACAGTCAACCAGGAGGCTATGGACCCTTCGTGAGTCAGTACAACTGTGCTGCAGGGCTGCTCAAAGAGCTGCTGACCGGAGAAGCCGATCCGAGAGGGGACATGATGCAGCCTTTAGAGTCAGTGGGGTCTGGAGAAGGCCGACGGGTGCTACCTAGCTATGTTAGTCGGGGACAAATGGGACAGGGGGGCAAAATGATCACGCATCCTCACCTGCATGGGCACCCACGCTCGCTTCATCAATTGCCCTCGCCAGCAATGGGCATGAACGGCTGTGCCCTCTTGCCCCACGGGCATCCTGTTCGCCTCGGTAACATGAAGCTACAACCACACCTGCCTCATCATGCTCAACTGGGAAGAGGAGGAGGCGAAGCCAGGATGCCAAATTACACCAATGGCAACGGTTTCCACAGGCATGTACCGGGTCCTCACCACCATCACAGCCACCCGGAGCGGCTGCCCAGTGACTTAGATGACATGTCGATCGAGCAGCTGGAGTGTGACGTAGAAACCGTCCTTCATGACACGCTCATGGACGGTGATGCTCTGGACTTCAACTTTGACCCCATGGGCAGTCAACAGAGTTTCCCGCATGGAGTCAAGACCAACACGCATAGCTGGGTATCTGGATAA
- the vps26bl gene encoding vacuolar protein sorting-associated protein 26B-like — MSFFSFGQSAEIDIVLNDAETRKKAEHKTEDGKKDKYFLFYDGETVSGKVNVTLKNPGKRLEHQGIKIEFIGQIELYYDRGNHHEFVSLVKDLARPGEMAQSQTFDFEFTHVEKPYESYTGQNVKLRYFLRATISRRLNDICKEMDIVVHTLSTYPELNSSIKMEVGIEDCLHIEFEYNKSKYHLKDVIVGKIYFLLVRIKIKHMEIDIIKREATGTGPNVYHENDTIAKYEIMDGAPVRGESIPIRLFLAGYEMTPTMRDINKKFSVRYYLNLVLIDEEERRYFKQQEITLWRKGDIVRKSMSHQAAIASQRFEGSASAEKALSQAKEDDDNDN, encoded by the exons ATGAGCTTCTTCAGTTTCGGACAAAGTGCTGAAATTGACATAGTTTTAAATGATGCCGAGACGAGAAAAAAGGCCGAGCACAAAACAGAAGACGGGAAAAAGGACAAATACTTTCTGTTTTACGACGGGGAGACAGTCTCTGGGAAAGTCAACGTAACCCTGAAGAACCCAGGCAAGAGGCTCGAGCACCAAGGGATCAAAATAGAGTTTATTGGGCAAATCG AATTGTACTACGACAGAGGAAACCATCATGAGTTTGTCTCTCTGGTTAAGGATTTAGCTCGGCCTGGAGAAATGGCTCAATCTCAGACCTTTGATTTTGAGTTCACACATGTGGAGAAACCGTACGAGTCCTACACAGGCCAGAATGTCAAACTACG CTATTTCCTGCGGGCGACCATCAGCAGGAGACTGAATGACATCTGCAAAGAGATGGACATTGTAGTGCACACACTCAGCACATATCCAGAACTCAACTCCTCCATTAAGATGGAGGTGGGAATTGAGGACTGTCTACACATTGAGTTTGAGTACAACAAGTCCAA GTATCACCTGAAAGATGTGATTGTGGGGAAGATCTATTTCCTGTTGGTGCGAATTAAGATCAAACACATGGAGATTGATATTATTAAACGCGAGGCAACAGGCACAGGGCCAAATGTGTACCATGAAAATGACACCATTGCAAAATACGAGATTATGGATGGAGCACCTGTGCGAG GTGAATCCATCCCTATCCGTCTTTTTCTGGCTGGGTACGAGATGACGCCCACCATGAGggatattaataagaaattctCTGTTCGTTATTACCTGAATCTCGTACTCATTGATGAAGAAGAGAGACGTTACTTCAAACAACAG GAGATTACGCTATGGAGGAAGGGAGACATTGTGAGAAAGAGCATGTCCCATCAAGCTGCCATCGCCTCCCAGCGCTTCGAGGGCTCGGCGAGTGCAGAGAAAGCACTCTCTCAAGCTAAAGAGGACGACGACAACGACAACTAA